One window from the genome of Streptococcus parasanguinis encodes:
- a CDS encoding zinc-binding dehydrogenase, whose amino-acid sequence MKKTVYTKAGQVGLVEVERPQIEAPDDVILRIVRTCVCGSDLWSYRNPDIEAGHQNSGHEAIGIVEEIGEAITTVKPGDFVIAPFTHGCGECDACRAGYDGTCDRHIGTNWSDGVQAEYMRFEYANWALVKIPGQPSDYTEAMLKSFLTLADVMPTGYHAARVADVKPGDKVVVVGDGAVGQCAVIAAKMRGASQIVLMSRHEDRQQMALEFGATAVVAERGEEGIAKVREILGGGADAALECVGTAAAVDQALGVLHNGGRLGFVGVPHYNNRALGSTFAQNISVAGGAASVTTYDKQFLLKAVLDGDINPGRVFTHSYSLDEIDQAYKDMDERKTIKAMIVLD is encoded by the coding sequence ATGAAGAAAACAGTCTATACAAAAGCTGGGCAAGTGGGTCTAGTAGAAGTTGAACGTCCGCAAATCGAAGCGCCGGATGATGTTATTCTCCGCATCGTCCGCACATGTGTCTGTGGATCCGATCTCTGGAGCTACCGTAATCCAGATATTGAAGCAGGGCATCAAAATAGTGGCCACGAAGCCATTGGGATTGTCGAAGAAATCGGAGAAGCTATTACAACGGTCAAACCAGGAGACTTTGTCATCGCACCTTTCACCCATGGTTGTGGGGAGTGTGATGCCTGTCGTGCTGGCTACGATGGGACGTGTGACCGTCATATCGGCACCAACTGGTCTGATGGGGTGCAAGCGGAGTACATGCGCTTCGAATACGCCAACTGGGCCCTTGTCAAAATTCCAGGGCAACCATCAGATTATACAGAAGCCATGCTCAAATCTTTCTTGACGCTGGCAGATGTCATGCCGACGGGCTACCATGCGGCGCGTGTAGCAGACGTGAAGCCTGGTGACAAAGTAGTGGTCGTCGGGGACGGTGCCGTTGGTCAATGTGCAGTGATCGCAGCTAAGATGCGGGGAGCGTCACAAATTGTCCTCATGAGTCGCCACGAAGACCGCCAACAGATGGCTTTGGAATTTGGTGCGACAGCAGTCGTAGCGGAGCGTGGTGAAGAAGGCATTGCCAAGGTCCGTGAAATCCTTGGTGGCGGAGCAGATGCGGCCCTTGAATGTGTCGGTACCGCAGCAGCTGTTGATCAAGCCCTTGGGGTGCTTCATAATGGTGGGCGTTTAGGTTTTGTCGGTGTCCCTCATTACAATAATCGTGCCCTTGGTTCGACCTTTGCCCAAAACATTTCGGTGGCAGGTGGGGCAGCCTCTGTTACTACCTATGACAAGCAGTTCTTGCTCAAGGCTGTACTTGATGGCGACATCAACCCAGGTCGCGTCTTT